Proteins co-encoded in one Papilio machaon chromosome 24, ilPapMach1.1, whole genome shotgun sequence genomic window:
- the LOC106717369 gene encoding uncharacterized protein LOC106717369 → MNLKCLMETLRDYLHDHLNRTLSPRATVAIISVISLVASFADFVTCQMIPKDACPSCRSNYVLRLRANIYCLRSLLLKLFQVANLILLLGCIIENSIMMQLYIWYTLSFVVFGFVVTLVEFLSRIKREQIWTFMALFADVLYLFVIFWCLPIIDTYRKSLKGDHPLK, encoded by the exons atgaatttaaagtgTCTTATGGAAACTCTTAGAGATTATTTACACGACCATTTGAATAGGACTCTATCGCCGCGAGCGACGGTCGCTATCATATCTGTTATAAGCTTG GTGGCAAGTTTCGCGGACTTTGTGACGTGTCAAATGATCCCAAAGGATGCGTGTCCGTCGTGCAGGAGTAACTACGTACTGCGGCTGCGCGCTAACATCTACTGTCTCAGGAGTCTGTTACTCAAGCTGTTCCAAGTTGCCAATTTAATACTGTTGCTTGGTTGTATTATT GAGAATTCAATAATGATGCAGCTGTACATCTGGTATACGCTGTCATTCGTTGTTTTCGGCTTCGTTGTGACGCTCGTGGAATTCCTGAGCCGTATCAAACGCGAACAAATCTGGACTTTCATGGCCCTATTTGCAGACGTCTTGTATTTATTTg TTATTTTCTGGTGTCTACCGATAATAGATACTTACAGGAAATCGTTGAAAGGCGATCATCCACTG aAATAG